Genomic DNA from Thermotoga sp.:
TCCCTTTTAATCTGCTGTTTTTATCTTCTTTCCTGGATCCTTATTGTGAAAACCTTAGGCATAGTTTTGCAACCCTTTCTGCCAAATTGGATATTGATATTGTTTGAAAACCTGGCACAAGCGATTCTAAAGTATTGTTCAGAGGATCAATCCATTTCCGGGGCAGTTTGCTGGCACCAAGCATCACGCCCATGATAGAACCAACAGTTGCACCATTGCAATCTGTATCTAAACCACTTTCAACAGCTATGCAGATACTTCTTCCAAAATCTTTTTCGCCATATAAAAGTCCTAAGACAACAAAGCAAGCGTTGTTGATGGTATGGACAGTATGGTAACTCCCATACTTTTCCATAACCTTTTCCCACGCTTTTTCCCAATCCGATGTCTCTTCGTGAAGCTTAAGGACAAAGGTAATTGCCTCGTGAAGTCTGGAGTTTTTCGGAATATATTTAAGACTCTCCAGAACGATTTTTTTGGGTTCATCATATAGATAGGCATTTGCTAGCATAGCTGCCACGAACATCTCACCGTATATTCCATTTTTCACATGAGATAATCTTGCATCATTGTAAGCCATCTTCACTGCTCTCTTCGGATCTCCGGGGGATATCCAACCAAAAATATCAGCTCTTATCTGGGCTCCTATCCATTCTCTATATGGATTCATATGTGTCGCTGTTTCTGGAGGTTTGAAACCCATGACTAAGTTTCTATAAGCAGCACGTTCAGCAGTGTAAACCAGCCCAAAAGGTAGATTTTCAAGCCAGACGTGTCCAACGTTTTCAGGTGTGAAACTTGAACCGTATTTTTCTAATACTTTCAAGTTAATAATTGGATAGTCAAGATCATCATCCCTAATTGCTTTTTTCAAATTATCTCTCAAAGTTTCTTTGAAATATATCTTGAATTCTTCTGATTCGTCTTCAATAGCTGGGAAGTAATACTCTAAATGATCCTCTCCCGCTTTTTCCAAGTATTCAAGAATTTTTTCCCT
This window encodes:
- a CDS encoding ADP-ribosylglycohydrolase family protein — translated: MLFEDPRTLVKDEIKQLEEEGYDVSEVSDSFNWYLIMNRHFDINDARYFFYEILKDLPKREEFNYNEPSEWEEIVSESSFESYEAPKLSEKELLDRIYGGLLGRAAGCMLGKPVEGWRREKILEYLEKAGEDHLEYYFPAIEDESEEFKIYFKETLRDNLKKAIRDDDLDYPIINLKVLEKYGSSFTPENVGHVWLENLPFGLVYTAERAAYRNLVMGFKPPETATHMNPYREWIGAQIRADIFGWISPGDPKRAVKMAYNDARLSHVKNGIYGEMFVAAMLANAYLYDEPKKIVLESLKYIPKNSRLHEAITFVLKLHEETSDWEKAWEKVMEKYGSYHTVHTINNACFVVLGLLYGEKDFGRSICIAVESGLDTDCNGATVGSIMGVMLGASKLPRKWIDPLNNTLESLVPGFQTISISNLAERVAKLCLRFSQ